A window of the Lolium perenne isolate Kyuss_39 chromosome 7, Kyuss_2.0, whole genome shotgun sequence genome harbors these coding sequences:
- the LOC127313147 gene encoding protein DETOXIFICATION 51, translating into MCTTTAPPSAPAVVVPGGKGGHHVYVTLPHCSDVHVHGGDAAGAHCHQLKCQVGDGNAEHLPVTGGETVREAAALCRLACPIALTALLLYSRTALSMLFLGSLGDLPLAAGSLAVAFANITGYSVLSGLSLGMDPLCSQAFGAKQPRLLGLTLYRAVMFLLCCSLPLSALWLNMSKILIFLGQDREITELAQQYLMFSLPDLFTFSLIHPLRVYLRSQGITQPLTAAAGAAVLFHVLANYVLVGRLGLGARGVAAAASASNFVLLGVLLAYISRRDTALREAWAPTAEWLDGWGPLARLAAPSCVSVCLEWWWYEVMILLCGLLPDPKPAVASMGVLMQTTALVYVFPSSLGFGVSTRVGNELGANRPGRARAAARVAVVGAAAMGLAAMSFAAGMRHAWGRMFTADADILRLTAAALPVVGLCELGNCPQTVGCGVLRGSARPSRAAHVNLGAFYLVGMPVAVLLAFGLGVGFVGLWVGLLAAQVCCAGLMLCVVGTTDWEAQARRAQALTSSPSSSGVELPDSENGGGHASAAAAAGGARRPEKGEHQEGEDYEPLISNEEAEPGAVQVL; encoded by the coding sequence ATGTGTACCACCACCGCGCCGCCATCGGCGCCAGCGGTGGTAGTGCCAGGCGGCAAGGGTGGCCACCACGTTTACGTGACGCTGCCCCATTGCTCGGACGTTCACGTGCACGGAGGCGACGCGGCCGGCGCTCATTGCCACCAGCTAAAGTGCCAAGTGGGTGACGGCAACGCCGAGCACCTGCCGGTGACTGGTGGAGAGACCGTccgcgaggcggcggcgctgtgccggctggcgtgcccGATCGCTCTGACGGCGCTGCTGCTCTACTCCCGCACGGCGCTGTCCATGCTCTTCCTCGGCTCCCTCGGCGACCTCCCTCTAGCTGCGGGGTCGCTGGCCGTCGCCTTCGCCAACATCACCGGCTACTCCGTGCTCTCGGGCCTCTCCCTCGGCATGGACCCTCTCTGCTCTCAGGCGTTCGGTGCCAAGCAGCCGCGCCTTCTGGGTCTCACCCTCTACCGCGCTGTCATGTTCCTGCTCTGCTGCTCGCTGCCGCTCTCCGCCCTCTGGCTCAACATGTCGAAGATCCTTATCTTCCTCGGCCAGGACCGCGAGATCACGGAGCTCGCGCAGCAGTATCTCATGTTCTCCCTTCCCGACCTcttcaccttctccctcatccatCCGCTCCGGGTATACCTCCGGTCGCAGGGGATCACTCAGCCACTCACCGCCGCCGCGGGCGCGGCCGTGCTGTTCCACGTGCTCGCCAACTACGTGCTGGTTGGGCGACTCGGGCTCGGCGCCCGGGGAGTCGCCGCAGCTGCATCCGCGTCCAACTTCGTGCTCCTCGGCGTGCTGCTCGCCTACATCAGCCGGCGCGACACCGCGTTGCGCGAGGCATGGGCTCCCACAGCCGAGTGGCTCGACGGCTGGGGCCCGCTCGCGAGGCTGGCAGCGCCCAGCTGTGTCTCCGTGTGCCTGGAGTGGTGGTGGTACGAGGTCATGATCCTTCTGTGCGGGCTCCTGCCGGACCCGAAGCCGGCGGTGGCGTCTATGGGCGTGCTCATGCAGACGACGGCGCTGGTGTACGTCTTCCCGTCGTCGCTGGGGTTTGGCGTGTCGACGAGGGTGGGCAACGAGCTCGGCGCGAACCGCCCAGGCCGCGCGCGCGCCGCTGCGCGCGTTGCCGTGGTCGGCGCCGCCGCGATGGGGCTCGCGGCCATGTCGTTCGCGGCGGGGATGCGGCACGCATGGGGCCGAATGTTCACCGCCGACGCCGACATCCTCCGGCTGACCGCGGCCGCGCTGCCGGTCGTTGGGCTGTGCGAGCTCGGTAACTGCCCGCAGACGGTCGGCTGCGGCGTGCTCCGCGGCAGCGCGAGGCCGTCACGCGCCGCGCACGTCAACCTGGGCGCCTTCTACCTGGTGGGCATGCCTGTCGCCGTCCTTCTTGCGTTCGGGCTCGGCGTGGGCTTCGTCGGGCTCTGGGTGGGGCTCCTCGCCGCCCAGGTGTGCTGCGCCGGGCTCATGCTGTGCGTCGTGGGAACCACGGACTGGGAGGCGCAGGCGCGGCGAGCGCAGGCGCtgacgtcgtcgccgtcgtcgtcagGTGTGGAGCTGCCTGACTCTGAGAATGGCGGGGGCCACGCGTCGGCGGCGGCCGCGGCAGGGGGAGCCAGGCGGCCTGAGAAAGGGGAGCACCAGGAGGGGGAGGACTACGAGCCGTTGATCTCGAACGAGGAGGCCGAGCCCGGAGCAGTGCAGGTGCTTTGA